From a single Lolium rigidum isolate FL_2022 chromosome 7, APGP_CSIRO_Lrig_0.1, whole genome shotgun sequence genomic region:
- the LOC124672175 gene encoding uncharacterized protein LOC124672175: MSGISLAVGPRSGSDNNAADRQPPATMLGGVMGSLRVIELQLVAFIMVFSMSGLVPLMDLAFPVFTTLYLLVLSRLAFPSLHHKLDDDAAATHSAASQEIFRGSTLFQVYVVIGTTVGLFLPLAHVLGGFARGDDAAVRSATPHLFLLSCQILTENIIGSLGIFSPPLRALVPLLYTVRRVFVIVDWVYDVWTNKLVTRTAPVQDKAWVWFGRYLAVANLVYFSINLFVFLIPKFLPRAFETYFHTRDEVYAKTAEDKRSRDMSSVDDDGAVKSNVSKKAD, translated from the exons ATGTCGGGGATCTCGCTGGCCGTCGGGCCGCGGTCTGGCTCGGACAACAACGCGGCGGATCGGCAGCCGCCGGCGACGATGCTCGGGGGCGTCATGGGGTCGCTCCGAGTCATCGAGCTCCAGCTCGTCGCCTTCATCATGGTCTTCTCCATGTCCGGCCTCGTCCCGCTCATGGACCTCGCCTTCCCGGTCTTCACCACGCTCTACCTCCTCGTCCTCTCCCGCCTCGCCTTCCCTTCGCTCCACCACAAgctcgacgacgacgccgccgccacccactcCGCCGCCTCCCAGGAGATCTTCCGCGGCAGCAC GCTGTTTCAGGTGTACGTGGTGATCGGCACCACGGTAGGCCTGTTCCTGCCCCTGGCGCACGTCCTGGGCGGGTTCGCCCGCGGCGACGACGCCGCGGTGCGGTCCGCCACGCCGCACCTGTTCCTGCTCTCCTGCCAGATCCTGACGGAGAACATCATCGGCTCGCTCGGCATCTTCTCGCCGCCGCTCAGGGCGCTGGTGCCGCTGCTCTACACCGTGCGCCGCGTCTTCGTCATCGTCGACTGGGTCTACGACGTGTGGACAAACAAGCTCGTCACCCGCACCGCCCCCGTGCAG GACAAGGCGTGGGTCTGGTTCGGGAGGTACCTCGCAGTGGCCAACCTCGTCTACttctccatcaacctcttcgtcttcctcatccccaaGTTCCTGCCCCGCGCCTTCGAGACCTACTTCCACACACGCGACGAGGTCTACGCCAAGACGGCCGAGGACAAGCGTTCGAGGGATATGTCGTCTGTGGACGATGACGGCGCCGTCAAATCAAACGTCTCCAAGAAGGCCGACTGA